In Ectothiorhodosinus mongolicus, one DNA window encodes the following:
- the cysS gene encoding cysteine--tRNA ligase, which produces MLHIHNTLSRKKEPFTPIEPGKVRMYVCGMTVYDDCHLGHARVLVVFDMVYRYLQASGLEVTYVRNITDIDDKIIRRASENGETIEQLTERVIARMHEDADALGVLRPTMEPRATQHVQEIIDLITKLISSGHAYLGNNGDVYYSVSQFPTYGQLSGKRVEDLRAGERVAPDEAKRDPLDFVLWKSAKPGEPFWESPWGPGRPGWHIECSAMSMCYLGEHFDIHGGGQDLQFPHHENEIAQSEAASCSHFVNVWMHNGFVRINEEKMSKSLGNFFTIREVLAHYRPEEIRYFILASHYRSPLNYDDQALHAARQALTRLYTALRDLPEHASAAVDGGWRQRFSAAMDDDFNTPEALAVLFDLTREVNRLRDAGEAVAAAGAASELRDLGSILGLLGDDPQAFLRGGSGADQGPSDEQIEALIAERLAARQNRDFARADQIRDELKAQGVVLEDGPQGTTWRRDI; this is translated from the coding sequence ATGTTGCACATACACAATACGCTAAGCCGGAAAAAAGAGCCGTTCACTCCCATAGAACCGGGCAAAGTGCGTATGTATGTCTGTGGCATGACGGTTTATGACGACTGTCATCTGGGTCATGCGCGCGTTTTGGTGGTGTTCGACATGGTTTATCGCTATCTCCAGGCCAGCGGCTTGGAGGTGACCTACGTGCGTAACATTACCGACATCGATGACAAGATCATTCGCCGCGCCTCAGAAAACGGCGAGACCATCGAACAGCTGACCGAGCGCGTGATTGCGCGTATGCATGAAGACGCCGATGCTTTGGGTGTATTGCGCCCGACGATGGAGCCGCGCGCCACGCAGCATGTACAAGAAATTATCGATCTCATCACTAAGCTCATCAGTAGCGGTCATGCCTATTTGGGCAACAATGGGGATGTCTATTACAGCGTCTCTCAATTTCCTACTTATGGGCAGCTCTCGGGTAAGCGCGTTGAAGATTTGCGCGCTGGGGAGCGCGTGGCGCCCGATGAAGCCAAGCGTGATCCCTTGGATTTTGTGCTGTGGAAGTCGGCCAAGCCAGGTGAGCCTTTTTGGGAATCGCCTTGGGGCCCGGGCCGGCCGGGCTGGCATATCGAGTGCTCAGCGATGTCGATGTGCTATTTAGGTGAGCATTTTGATATTCATGGCGGGGGGCAGGATCTGCAATTCCCGCATCATGAGAACGAGATTGCGCAAAGTGAGGCGGCGAGCTGCTCACATTTTGTGAATGTCTGGATGCACAACGGCTTTGTGCGCATCAATGAAGAGAAGATGTCCAAATCCTTGGGCAATTTTTTCACCATTCGCGAAGTCTTGGCGCACTATCGCCCCGAAGAAATCCGCTACTTCATACTCGCCAGTCATTACCGCAGCCCGCTGAATTACGACGATCAGGCTTTACATGCCGCACGTCAGGCGCTCACCCGCTTGTATACGGCGCTTCGTGATTTGCCCGAGCATGCATCGGCAGCGGTTGATGGCGGCTGGCGCCAGCGCTTTAGCGCGGCAATGGATGATGATTTCAACACCCCCGAGGCGTTGGCGGTATTGTTTGACCTGACTAGGGAAGTCAACCGTTTACGAGATGCCGGCGAGGCTGTTGCGGCGGCTGGGGCGGCTTCGGAGTTGCGCGATCTAGGCAGTATTTTAGGGTTGCTGGGCGATGATCCACAGGCCTTTTTGCGCGGCGGTAGCGGCGCTGACCAAGGGCCTAGCGATGAGCAGATCGAAGCACTGATTGCCGAGCGTTTGGCGGCGCGTCAAAACCGCGATTTTGCCCGCGCCGATCAGATTCGCGATGAGCTTAAGGCGCAGGGCGTGGTACTTGAGGATGGTCCGCAAGGCACTACTTGGCGGCGCGACATTTAG
- the folD gene encoding bifunctional methylenetetrahydrofolate dehydrogenase/methenyltetrahydrofolate cyclohydrolase FolD: MPAQLIDGRAIAQTVQEEVRVTVAKRVAAGHRAPGLAVVLVGQDPASEIYVRNKRRSCEAVGMTSRSIDLPADTEAGQLLDIVDELNADDTIDGILVQLPLPKAIDAERIIERIDPAKDVDGFHPYNMGRLALRLPRLRPCTPYGVLRLLEHTGEIYKGRHAVVVGASNIVGRPMALELVLAGATVTICHRFTADTAKHVARADILVAAVGKPNLIDGAWVKPGATVIDVGINRLADGSLAGDISFASAAERAAWITPVPGGVGPMTVAMLLKNTLQACAWTDSAQG, encoded by the coding sequence ATGCCCGCTCAGCTGATCGATGGCCGCGCCATCGCGCAAACCGTTCAAGAAGAAGTGCGTGTCACTGTCGCTAAGCGCGTAGCTGCGGGCCACCGCGCACCGGGGCTCGCGGTGGTGCTGGTGGGGCAAGACCCTGCCTCGGAAATCTATGTGCGCAATAAGCGCCGCAGCTGTGAAGCTGTGGGTATGACCTCGCGTTCCATCGACTTACCCGCTGATACCGAAGCGGGACAGCTGCTGGACATCGTCGATGAACTCAATGCCGATGACACCATCGACGGCATCTTGGTGCAACTGCCCTTGCCTAAAGCGATCGATGCAGAGCGCATCATCGAACGCATCGATCCAGCCAAGGATGTGGATGGTTTCCATCCCTACAACATGGGTCGTTTGGCCCTGCGCTTACCGCGGCTACGACCATGCACCCCTTATGGCGTGCTACGCCTTCTCGAGCATACCGGCGAGATCTATAAAGGCCGTCACGCCGTGGTGGTGGGCGCCTCTAATATCGTTGGCCGGCCCATGGCCCTTGAGCTGGTGCTGGCCGGTGCCACCGTGACAATATGCCACCGCTTCACCGCCGATACCGCCAAGCACGTTGCGCGTGCTGATATTTTAGTGGCGGCCGTGGGCAAACCCAATCTCATTGACGGCGCTTGGGTCAAACCCGGCGCCACCGTGATTGATGTGGGTATCAACCGCCTCGCCGATGGATCTTTGGCCGGCGATATCAGCTTTGCCTCCGCAGCTGAGCGCGCTGCCTGGATCACCCCAGTGCCCGGCGGCGTCGGTCCAATGACCGTGGCCATGCTCTTGAAAAACACCTTACAGGCCTGCGCATGGACCGACTCTGCGCAAGGCTAA
- a CDS encoding 2-isopropylmalate synthase, whose amino-acid sequence MAGKDKLIIFDTTLRDGEQSPGASMTREEKLRIAKGLEKMRVDVIEAGFPAASPGDFESVKAVAQAVQDSTVCGLARAKEGDIERAGEAIKPAKSGRIHTFLATSPIHMQYKLKMTADEVVEQAVKAVGWARRYTDNVEFSPEDAGRSELDFLCRVIEAVIDAGATTINIPDTVGYNIPQQFGELMKNLLERIPNSDKAVFSVHCHNDLGLAVANSLAAVLQGARQVECTINGLGERAGNAALEEIVMAVRTRQDVFPCDTDLDTTQILPCSRLVSTITGFPVQPNKAIVGANAFAHESGIHQDGVLKHRDTYEIMRAQDVGWSDNRIVLGKHSGRNAFRTRLKELAIEFDSEEELNEAFARFKDLADKKHEIFDEDLQALVTEASMAMEQESLKLVYLHVASETGETPYARVTLNVEGEERQGEAEGGGPVDAAFCAIETVVDSGTRLLLYSVNNITSGTDAQGEVTVRLEKAGRIVNGQGADTDIVIASAKAYLNALNRFVGPDRRAHPQRGDV is encoded by the coding sequence ATGGCAGGCAAAGACAAACTGATTATTTTTGACACCACGCTGCGCGACGGCGAGCAAAGTCCCGGCGCATCGATGACGCGTGAGGAAAAACTGCGCATCGCTAAGGGACTGGAAAAGATGCGTGTGGATGTCATCGAGGCGGGTTTTCCAGCCGCCAGTCCCGGTGATTTTGAATCGGTTAAAGCGGTGGCGCAGGCGGTTCAAGACAGTACTGTCTGTGGTCTGGCGCGCGCCAAAGAGGGCGATATCGAACGCGCCGGTGAGGCCATTAAGCCAGCCAAATCCGGGCGTATTCACACCTTTTTGGCCACCTCGCCCATCCACATGCAGTACAAGCTGAAAATGACAGCGGATGAAGTGGTGGAACAGGCTGTTAAAGCCGTGGGCTGGGCGCGCCGCTATACCGACAATGTCGAGTTCTCGCCGGAAGATGCGGGCCGCTCCGAGCTGGATTTTCTGTGTCGGGTGATTGAAGCAGTCATCGATGCGGGAGCGACCACCATCAATATCCCCGATACGGTGGGTTACAACATTCCTCAGCAGTTCGGTGAGCTGATGAAGAACTTGCTGGAGCGTATTCCTAACTCCGATAAAGCTGTGTTTTCTGTGCACTGTCATAACGATTTGGGATTGGCGGTGGCCAACTCGCTCGCGGCAGTGTTGCAAGGTGCGCGTCAGGTAGAGTGCACCATCAATGGCTTGGGCGAGCGCGCCGGCAATGCCGCTTTAGAAGAAATCGTCATGGCTGTGCGCACGCGCCAAGACGTGTTTCCTTGTGACACTGATTTGGATACCACGCAGATTTTGCCGTGTTCGCGATTGGTTTCGACCATCACCGGGTTCCCGGTGCAGCCGAATAAAGCCATAGTCGGTGCTAATGCCTTTGCCCATGAGTCGGGGATTCATCAAGATGGGGTGCTCAAACACCGCGATACCTACGAGATCATGCGCGCCCAAGATGTGGGCTGGTCGGATAATCGCATCGTTTTGGGCAAACACTCAGGCCGTAATGCGTTCCGCACCCGTTTAAAAGAGTTGGCCATCGAGTTTGACTCAGAAGAAGAACTGAATGAGGCATTTGCGCGCTTTAAAGACTTGGCCGATAAAAAGCACGAGATTTTCGATGAAGATTTGCAGGCATTGGTCACCGAGGCCTCCATGGCGATGGAGCAGGAATCCCTGAAGCTGGTTTATCTGCATGTCGCCTCTGAGACCGGTGAAACGCCCTATGCCCGCGTGACTTTGAATGTCGAGGGTGAGGAGCGTCAGGGTGAGGCCGAAGGTGGCGGTCCTGTCGATGCGGCTTTCTGCGCCATTGAAACCGTGGTCGATAGTGGTACGCGCCTATTGCTCTACTCGGTGAATAACATCACCAGCGGCACCGATGCGCAGGGCGAGGTCACGGTGCGTTTGGAAAAAGCCGGGCGCATTGTGAATGGCCAAGGAGCAGATACAGATATCGTCATTGCCTCAGCTAAGGCTTATCTCAATGCATTAAACCGTTTCGTCGGTCCAGACCGGCGTGCTCATCCGCAGCGTGGAGATGTCTGA
- a CDS encoding uracil-DNA glycosylase, with protein sequence MSETRASMTPQQRQRALRAMGIDVWVPRAAQPEAAAAAVPEPAVTPIPVSQPAPPVGSALVPVAKALPAVESPQDDWQSLMREVAACQRCPELAGSRTQTVFGAGDPHATWMFIGEAPGADEDQQGEAFLGRSGQLLDRMLAALGISREQNVYLATMVKCRPPKNRDPLPEEAARCRAYLDRQIAAIKPKVLVALGRVAAQNLLDTEATLASLRGQVLSYQGIPLIVTYHPAYLLQRPADKRHAWDDLCLARGVHARLTAGAGGHA encoded by the coding sequence ATGTCTGAGACTCGGGCATCGATGACCCCGCAGCAGCGCCAGCGGGCGCTGCGGGCGATGGGTATTGATGTATGGGTGCCGAGGGCGGCGCAGCCGGAGGCTGCGGCGGCCGCGGTGCCGGAGCCGGCGGTGACACCCATCCCGGTGTCGCAACCGGCGCCGCCGGTGGGATCGGCGCTCGTGCCGGTCGCCAAGGCATTGCCCGCTGTCGAGTCACCCCAGGATGACTGGCAGAGCTTGATGCGGGAAGTGGCCGCCTGTCAGCGCTGCCCTGAATTGGCGGGTTCACGCACGCAGACGGTCTTTGGTGCGGGCGATCCTCATGCCACTTGGATGTTTATCGGTGAGGCGCCCGGGGCTGATGAGGATCAGCAGGGTGAGGCTTTCTTGGGTCGTTCCGGGCAGTTGCTGGATCGTATGCTAGCGGCCTTGGGTATCAGCCGTGAGCAGAATGTCTACCTCGCGACGATGGTCAAATGTCGACCACCGAAAAACCGCGATCCTTTGCCGGAAGAGGCCGCTCGGTGCCGAGCTTATCTGGATCGGCAAATCGCGGCGATCAAGCCCAAGGTGTTGGTGGCTTTGGGGCGTGTGGCAGCGCAGAACCTACTGGATACTGAGGCAACGCTGGCCAGTCTGCGCGGTCAGGTGCTGAGTTATCAGGGCATTCCATTAATTGTCACTTATCACCCCGCATATTTGCTGCAGCGTCCGGCTGACAAGCGCCATGCCTGGGATGACCTGTGTCTGGCTCGTGGCGTGCATGCACGTTTAACTGCTGGAGCGGGAGGCCATGCATGA
- the rimI gene encoding ribosomal protein S18-alanine N-acetyltransferase, which yields MSALTAPGLQLRRMQLDDVPRIMDVEVRAYPYPWTEGIFRDCLRVGYSCWVLESLEGMLRGYAVMSMAAGECHLLNISVSPDYQGQGHGRYLLRCLLDVARERAVEMLFLEVRPSNTQALSLYHSEGFNEIGIRKRYYPDAKGREDALVMALSL from the coding sequence ATGAGCGCGCTGACCGCGCCCGGGCTGCAGCTGCGGCGCATGCAGCTGGATGACGTGCCACGCATTATGGATGTGGAAGTGCGGGCCTATCCTTATCCTTGGACCGAGGGTATTTTTCGCGATTGTTTGCGCGTCGGCTATTCCTGTTGGGTCCTCGAGTCTTTGGAGGGCATGCTCCGCGGCTATGCCGTAATGTCGATGGCCGCTGGTGAGTGTCATTTGTTGAATATCAGTGTGTCTCCCGATTATCAAGGCCAAGGCCATGGCCGCTATTTGCTGCGCTGCTTATTGGACGTCGCGCGTGAGCGAGCGGTGGAGATGCTGTTTTTGGAAGTGCGGCCCTCCAATACGCAAGCCCTTTCTTTGTATCACTCCGAGGGCTTTAATGAGATTGGCATTCGCAAGCGCTATTACCCCGATGCCAAAGGGCGTGAAGATGCCTTGGTCATGGCTTTGAGTCTGTGA
- a CDS encoding RNA polymerase sigma factor produces MNDSSSADLEGFFLQVQGRAVTMAAMAVGDRETALDLVQDTMVRLLGSYRQYQPDAWPPLFWKILQNVIRDTYRRRRVRQRIMAFFPARDGEEDPDPLAGLADEHSPQPDGALSDARFSADLQRALQALPLRQQQAFLLRHWEGLDTSETAAALGISEGSVKTHLSRAMAVLRERLEAHQ; encoded by the coding sequence GTGAATGATAGTTCCTCGGCGGACCTGGAGGGGTTTTTCCTCCAGGTCCAGGGGAGGGCAGTGACGATGGCGGCAATGGCAGTGGGTGACCGTGAAACAGCGCTGGATTTGGTGCAAGACACCATGGTGCGTTTACTGGGTTCGTACCGACAGTATCAACCCGATGCTTGGCCGCCGTTGTTTTGGAAAATCCTGCAAAACGTGATTCGCGATACCTATCGTCGGCGCCGCGTGCGTCAGCGGATTATGGCTTTTTTTCCGGCAAGGGATGGTGAGGAAGATCCCGACCCGCTTGCCGGGCTGGCTGATGAGCACTCACCTCAGCCGGATGGGGCGCTAAGTGACGCGCGTTTTTCAGCAGATTTGCAGCGTGCTCTACAAGCTCTACCACTGCGCCAGCAGCAGGCGTTTTTACTGCGCCATTGGGAAGGTTTGGATACTTCAGAAACCGCTGCAGCACTCGGTATCAGCGAGGGCAGCGTCAAAACCCACTTATCGCGGGCGATGGCGGTGCTGCGCGAGCGCTTGGAGGCACATCAATGA
- a CDS encoding DUF3106 domain-containing protein, with protein sequence MNLRAITVTTLALLMLAQPLAAQVNSWGELSPEQQQVLAPMAGHWEGLRPGQRQRLVEAANQWPEMDEQQRSRLMARMERFAQMPPEERGRLRERARHYETLSPEAREAVRERWQRFESLPPEEQQRLRREWQERMQSGHEGRRGQRRGEGL encoded by the coding sequence ATGAATTTGAGAGCAATCACCGTGACCACTTTGGCATTGCTGATGCTGGCTCAGCCGCTGGCAGCGCAGGTCAACTCCTGGGGTGAACTCAGCCCTGAACAGCAACAGGTGCTGGCGCCGATGGCCGGGCACTGGGAAGGTTTGCGCCCCGGGCAGCGGCAGCGGCTGGTGGAGGCCGCAAACCAATGGCCCGAGATGGACGAGCAGCAGCGCTCACGCTTGATGGCGCGCATGGAACGTTTCGCGCAAATGCCGCCCGAGGAGCGCGGTCGTCTGCGCGAGCGTGCCCGACACTATGAAACCCTCAGTCCAGAGGCGCGCGAGGCTGTGCGCGAGCGCTGGCAGCGCTTTGAATCCCTGCCGCCGGAAGAACAACAGCGTCTGCGCCGCGAATGGCAAGAGCGCATGCAATCAGGTCATGAGGGGCGACGTGGTCAGCGGCGGGGCGAAGGCCTATAA